One region of Babylonia areolata isolate BAREFJ2019XMU chromosome 29, ASM4173473v1, whole genome shotgun sequence genomic DNA includes:
- the LOC143274785 gene encoding uncharacterized protein LOC143274785: MTILQYPCKLRLPSAGFLPVLVTLLMYHSSLLSDSPSSSSSSSCSSSSTCTSSPLPPSAEHLLAGPSSSSSARASWLASWLQASPPHQHSGQGERRRRASGGAEGSSMCVMNSEQRRLTEMLNELQTTEELDPGRLALQQIWMRDNHNLTGVCPTFRPGGYPSLPGLEQQSMCPWTLEQNYRTDRFPRLLWFARCMCGHCQASEYTGSGNLYTCVPLYHRVAVIREVCQDGQLHFRWGRESVPVGCVCAHPTARQVP, translated from the coding sequence CTTCCGAGCGCCGGCTTCCTGCCAGTGCTGGTGACGTTGCTGATGTACCACAGCTCTCTACTCAGCgactcaccttcctcctcctcctcctcctcctgctcctcctcctcgaccTGCACCAGCAGCCCCCTACCACCCTCAGCAGAGCACCTGTTGGctggcccctcctcctcctcctccgctcgtGCCTCGTGGTTGGCGTCCTGGCTGCAGGCTTCACCTCCCCACCAGCACAGCGGCCAGGGCGAGAGAAGGAGGCGGGCTTCAGGCGGGGCGGAGGGCAGCTCCATGTGCGTCATGAACTCGGAGCAGCGACGGTTGACGGAGATGCTGAACGAGCTGCAGACCACTGAGGAGCTGGACCCGGGGCGCCTGGCCCTGCAGCAGATCTGGATGAGGGACAACCACAACCTCACCGGGGTCTGCCCCACCTTCCGCCCTGGCGGCTACCCGAGCCTCCCCGGGCTGGAGCAGCAGTCCATGTGCCCTTGGACGCTGGAGCAGAACTACCGCACCGACCGCTTCCCGCGCCTGCTGTGGTTCGCGCGCTGCATGTGCGGCCACTGCCAGGCGTCGGAGTACACGGGGTCCGGCAACCTGTACACGTGCGTGCCGCTGTACCACCGCGTGGCCGTCATCCGGGAGGTCTGCCAGGACGGGCAGCTGCACTTCCGGTGGGGGCGGGAGTCGGTGCctgtggggtgcgtgtgtgcccACCCTACAGCCCGGCAGGTGCCCTGA